In one Liolophura sinensis isolate JHLJ2023 chromosome 11, CUHK_Ljap_v2, whole genome shotgun sequence genomic region, the following are encoded:
- the LOC135477695 gene encoding 5-hydroxytryptamine receptor 1D-like encodes MSNNDYTGFNFSYSRDLQSYNGSFHLYPYNQTTTDPESRGNSASAEQSYVSLPMRYPMTELVVISTAIGLLILFTIAGNVFVIAAILLEKSLRTVQNYLILSLAVTDLMVAVLVMPLSLFNEINTTWYLGNALCDMWVSFDVLCCTASILHLVAIACDRYMAVSRIDYIRQRNWQRIGLMIVVVWVISAAVSIPPLFGWRDADMVPDKSGFCAISQDLGYTLFSTGAAFYFPMSLMLILNYKIYSRAKWRIQKRRTLKNSFHKSEDKFKESVDETVCVEMQTKPAVESPTVNLDNFSTRDINYIQRYSVSPIPVQIKTQHINCPLAPAVPKLRDNPCAPKRQSLIANNNKETNQNKVKPQVFRRQRQSETSASKRERFELRREKKAARVLGIITAVFIACWLPFFTLAVVGPFCGKNCDIPVQLFSIFLWLGYTNSLLNPVIYTIFNHHFRTAFNKMFSGEFCKVKQHR; translated from the coding sequence ATGTCGAACAACGATTATACAGGGTTTAACTTCTCTTACAGCAGAGACCTTCAGAGTTATAACGGGTCTTTCCATTTGTATCCTTACAATCAGACGACGACGGATCCGGAGTCACGTGGGAACAGCGCGTCTGCCGAGCAGTCGTACGTGTCGCTGCCCATGCGCTATCCCATGACAGAGCTCGTTGTTATCTCTACCGCCATAGGTTTACTCATCTTATTTACCATCGCAGGGAACGTGTTCGTTATCGCCGCCATCTTGCTGGAGAAGAGTCTACGGACCGTGCAGAACTACCTGATTCTCTCTCTTGCCGTGACTGACTTGATGGTGGCTGTTTTGGTCATGCCTCTCAGTCTCTTCAACGAGATCAACACCACGTGGTATCTTGGCAATGCATTGTGTGACATGTGGGTGTCGTTTGACGTTCTCTGCTGCACTGCCTCCATCCTTCACCTAGTGGCCATCGCCTGTGACAGGTATATGGCTGTGTCGAGGATTGACTACATTCGGCAGAGGAACTGGCAGAGGATCGGACTGATGATCGTGGTGGTATGGGTAATCTCCGCGGCTGTCTCCATCCCGCCTTTGTTCGGCTGGAGAGACGCTGACATGGTGCCCGACAAGTCTGGATTTTGCGCTATAAGTCAGGATCTCGGCTACACCCTCTTCTCCACCGGAGCAGCTTTCTATTTCCCAATGTCGCTCATGCTGATTTTGAATTACAAAATTTACAGTCGCGCTAAGTGGAGGATTCAAAAAAGACGCACGCTCAAGAACAGTTTCCACAAATCCGAAGACAAGTTCAAAGAAAGTGTTGATGAAACTGTGTGTGTAGAAATGCAGACAAAGCCAGCTGTAGAAAGTCCTACCGTAAACCTGGACAATTTCTCCACAAGAGACATCAACTACATTCAGCGGTATAGCGTCTCACCTATACCTGTTCAGataaaaacacaacacataaaCTGCCCTTTAGCCCCAGCGGTGCCCAAGCTCCGGGACAACCCGTGTGCGCCCAAAAGACAATCTCTGATTGCCAACAATAACAAAGAGACTAATCAGAACAAAGTGAAACCTCAGGTTTTCCGACGTCAACGTCAGTCCGAAACAAGCGCGTCAAAACGAGAACGATTTGAGCTTCGCCGAGAAAAGAAGGCGGCGCGCGTTTTAGGCATCATAACTGCAGTGTTTATTGCTTGTTGGCTGCCGTTTTTCACCTTGGCCGTCGTGGGTCCATTCTGTGGCAAAAACTGTGACATTCCCGTGCAACTGTTCAGTATTTTCCTCTGGCTGGGATACACCAATAGTCTGTTAAACCCTGTCATTTACACTATATTTAATCACCATTTCAGAACAgctttcaacaaaatgttttcaggGGAATTTTGCAAAGTAAAGCAACATCGGTAA